The proteins below come from a single Parcubacteria group bacterium genomic window:
- a CDS encoding 3D domain-containing protein, whose translation MRISTKLAILAGFAVILSFGTMVETVKADESNQTKINFNIVENILTIGQTNVCMAEELAPTAEVMAEKKVEEVKKEENVIETKKVPNNSNLPEGKFIINASAYTAAADECGKSDGITASGKKVKENETIACPKNFAFGTKVNIEGYGTYICQDRGGAIKGNKIDIYMETKAQAFAFGRRNLVAQIVTE comes from the coding sequence ATGCGTATTAGCACGAAATTGGCCATTCTAGCTGGTTTTGCTGTCATCCTAAGTTTTGGAACGATGGTAGAAACGGTGAAGGCTGATGAGTCTAATCAAACAAAAATAAACTTCAATATCGTAGAAAATATCTTGACTATCGGACAAACAAATGTCTGTATGGCCGAGGAACTTGCTCCAACTGCGGAAGTTATGGCAGAAAAGAAGGTGGAGGAAGTAAAAAAGGAAGAAAATGTAATTGAAACTAAAAAAGTACCTAATAATAGCAATCTTCCAGAAGGGAAATTCATTATCAATGCTTCAGCGTATACTGCTGCGGCAGATGAGTGTGGCAAAAGCGATGGAATTACCGCTTCGGGAAAAAAGGTAAAGGAAAATGAGACAATCGCTTGTCCAAAAAACTTTGCTTTTGGAACAAAGGTCAACATCGAAGGCTATGGGACTTACATCTGCCAAGATCGCGGAGGTGCGATTAAGGGGAATAAGATTGATATCTACATGGAAACAAAAGCGCAAGCGTTTGCTTTCGGTAGACGAAACTTAGTCGCCCAGATTGTGACTGAATAG
- a CDS encoding class I SAM-dependent methyltransferase gives MKPKHLKIEKDFYDEAYQDPATRLERGYGWGTTPSPSMVALFEKHVKRIYYGNVLDIGIGADGRNAKYFLEKNIPLLGIDISENALRNCCETIGGYPRFYLENLDFTLPTALLDSHLKLDLAFSLVIDWSVMDHIRRAYLPAYKDNILSCLRYGGYLISSQFADPLPEKFKVPKGKDFCLWGKHYMRCFTIEKLIAEFPALKVIDYMENCPEDDVNGIKIHSVLFQKVA, from the coding sequence ATGAAACCAAAGCACCTTAAAATCGAAAAGGATTTTTACGACGAAGCGTATCAGGATCCAGCGACACGGCTGGAGCGAGGATATGGTTGGGGAACAACTCCCAGCCCATCGATGGTTGCCCTTTTTGAAAAACATGTAAAAAGAATTTATTACGGAAATGTTCTGGATATCGGCATTGGAGCTGACGGGCGCAATGCCAAATATTTTCTAGAAAAAAATATTCCACTACTGGGGATTGATATCTCCGAAAACGCACTGAGAAATTGTTGCGAAACTATTGGTGGCTATCCAAGATTTTACCTTGAAAATTTAGACTTTACTTTACCCACAGCCCTTCTTGATAGCCACTTGAAATTAGATCTTGCATTTAGTCTTGTAATTGATTGGTCTGTAATGGATCATATCCGCAGAGCATACCTTCCAGCATACAAAGATAACATCTTAAGCTGTCTCAGATATGGCGGATATCTAATCAGCTCCCAATTCGCCGATCCATTGCCGGAAAAATTCAAGGTTCCAAAAGGTAAAGACTTCTGTCTGTGGGGAAAGCATTATATGCGCTGTTTCACAATCGAAAAACTCATCGCTGAATTTCCCGCCTTAAAAGTAATTGACTACATGGAAAATTGCCCGGAAGATGATGTTAATGGAATCAAAATTCATTCCGTACTTTTCCAAAAAGTCGCCTGA
- a CDS encoding response regulator, with the protein MIKVLIVEDHLATGENIGFTCEEFGCDVYWATTLLQASCIIIQHKFQLIIWDFNLPDGISIDLIKLAREKFPEAIMVASSSNPNIRALQQAAGCNLSADPSSISDFLRKEIPRLICSLKAE; encoded by the coding sequence ATGATAAAAGTATTAATAGTCGAAGATCATCTTGCAACAGGTGAAAACATTGGATTTACTTGCGAAGAATTTGGTTGTGATGTCTATTGGGCGACAACTCTACTACAGGCATCATGTATAATCATACAACATAAATTCCAACTAATCATTTGGGACTTTAATCTTCCGGATGGAATCAGCATTGATCTTATTAAATTGGCAAGGGAAAAATTCCCTGAAGCGATCATGGTTGCTTCAAGTAGCAATCCCAACATTCGGGCATTGCAGCAAGCGGCCGGGTGTAACTTGTCCGCAGATCCTTCCAGCATAAGTGATTTTTTAAGGAAGGAAATACCGCGTTTGATTTGTTCGTTAAAGGCTGAGTAA